The Impatiens glandulifera chromosome 8, dImpGla2.1, whole genome shotgun sequence genome includes a window with the following:
- the LOC124912937 gene encoding uncharacterized protein LOC124912937, with the protein MDCNKDEAHRAKEIAERMFSESDLTGARRFAKKANSLFPDLDGVQSLISILDVYLCAERKVNGETDWYGILGVDPRADHDTIKKKYKNMVLILHPDKNKRVEANHAFGYIRESWKILSDEKSRESYDRKRRGTNQQQEVLVPSNGPDNGFSDVKVTIANQRRAGGSDFTPTFWTVCDHCKKKIEYFRIYVNRNIRCSNCRQLFLAIETAEPLDPSEAVDIKNQHSGHQYQEFTPIVVQGDSKFQWNPPSSSEPAAADIVATSDEAAAAAVIIHKDDEHEVNEEDSILPNPKRRKGEEEAE; encoded by the coding sequence ATGGATTGCAATAAGGACGAAGCTCATAGAGCTAAGGAAATCGCAGAAAGAATGTTTTCAGAAAGTGACTTGACGGGTGCGAGGAGATTTGCTAAGAAAGCAAATTCTCTTTTCCCGGATCTGGACGGGGTTCAGAGTTTGATTTCGATTCTGGATGTTTATCTTTGTGCCGAAAGAAAAGTAAACGGGGAAACGGATTGGTATGGAATACTGGGTGTTGATCCAAGAGCAGACCATGACACgattaagaagaaatataagAATATGGTTCTAATACTTCATCCAGATAAGAACAAGAGGGTCGAGGCTAATCATGCTTTTGGTTACATTCGTGAATCCTGGAAGATCTTATCTGATGAAAAAAGTCGTGAATCTTATGATCGTAAGAGGAGGGGAACAAATCAACAACAAGAGGTTCTGGTACCATCAAATGGACCTGATAATGGATTCTCTGATGTCAAAGTCACGATTGCTAATCAACGCAGAGCAGGAGGGTCCGACTTTACTCCTACGTTTTGGACTGTATGCGACCATTGCAAGAAAAAGATTGAATATTTTAGAATCTATGTCAACCGTAACATTCGATGCAGTAATTGTAGACAACTTTTTCTCGCAATTGAAACTGCAGAGCCTCTTGATCCTTCGGAAGCGGTGGACATCAAGAATCAACATTCTGGTCATCAATATCAAGAATTCACTCCTATTGTTGTTCAAGGTGATTCCAAATTTCAATGGAATCCGCCATCTTCTTCTGAACCAGCTGCTGCTGATATTGTTGCAACATCTGATGAAGCTGCAGCAGCAGCAGTTATCATTCATAAAGATGATGAACATGAGGTTAATGAGGAGGACTCTATTTTGCCAAATCCCAAAAGAAGAAAGGGAGAAGAAGAGGCTGAATGA
- the LOC124912936 gene encoding uncharacterized protein LOC124912936, with product MDCNKDEAHRAKEIAERMFSESDLTGARRFAKKANSLFPDLDGVQSLISILDVYLCAERKVNGETDWYGILGVDPRADHDTIKKKYKNMVLILHPDKNKRVEANHAFGYIRESWKILSDEKSRESYDRKRRGTNQQQEVLVPSNGPDNGFSDVKVTIANQRRAGGSDFTPTFWTVCDHCKKKIEYFRIYVNRNIRCSNCRQLFLAIETAEPLDPSEAVGIKNEHSGHQYQEFTPIVVQGDSKFQWNPPSSSEPAAADIVATSDEAAAAVIIHKDDEHEVNEEEFTLPNPKRRKGEEEAE from the coding sequence ATGGATTGCAATAAGGACGAAGCTCATAGAGCTAAGGAAATCGCAGAAAGAATGTTTTCAGAAAGTGACTTGACGGGTGCGAGGAGATTTGCTAAGAAAGCAAATTCTCTTTTCCCGGATCTGGACGGGGTTCAGAGTTTGATTTCGATTCTGGATGTTTATCTTTGTGCCGAAAGAAAAGTAAACGGGGAAACGGATTGGTATGGAATACTGGGTGTTGATCCAAGAGCAGACCATGACACgattaagaagaaatataagAATATGGTTCTAATACTTCATCCAGATAAGAACAAGAGGGTCGAGGCTAATCATGCTTTCGGTTACATTCGTGAATCCTGGAAGATCTTATCTGATGAAAAAAGTCGTGAATCTTATGATCGTAAGAGGAGGGGAACAAATCAACAACAAGAGGTTCTGGTACCATCAAATGGACCTGATAATGGATTCTCTGATGTCAAAGTCACGATTGCTAATCAACGCAGAGCAGGAGGGTCCGACTTTACTCCTACGTTTTGGACTGTATGCGACCATTGCAAGAAAAAGATTGAATATTTTAGAATCTATGTCAACCGTAACATTCGATGCAGTAATTGTAGACAACTTTTTCTCGCAATTGAAACTGCAGAGCCTCTTGATCCTTCGGAAGCGGTGGGCATCAAGAATGAACATTCTGGTCATCAATATCAAGAATTCACTCCTATTGTTGTTCAAGGTGATTCCAAATTTCAATGGAATCCGCCATCTTCTTCTGAACCAGCTGCTGCTGATATTGTTGCAACATCTGATGAAGCTGCAGCAGCAGTTATCATTCATAAAGATGATGAACATGAGGTTAATGAGGAGGAATTTACTTTGCCAAATCCCAAAAGAAGAAAGGGAGAAGAAGAGGCTGAATGA